In Taeniopygia guttata chromosome 6, bTaeGut7.mat, whole genome shotgun sequence, the genomic stretch ATGGTAACTGAATGCTGACAAAGCATATTTCCACATCCCTTTCTGGTATTTTAGATCtactgagaaacagaaaatttcttACTTGaccacatatatatatatatatatatatatatatatttaacacAACAGCACCATAACCTGCaagggttttttccttaaaacttCGCAAGCTGCAACATATAAAAATAGAACCAAGGCATGAGATTGAGTAAGCAAATATTTTGATTCAATTTTGCATCACTGTATCACTACATAGAGACACTGAGAATACCAAAAAAAAGTTGTGGCTCAGTAAGACAGTAAGATAGAAATATCTAAAAACAGGGATCAGCAGAGGATATATCTTAGTTCAGCAATCTTAAAGGATGCTTAGATTTCTGAAGAAACTCTTCTGTCATATCCTCCATTTTGTTCTCCACTGGAGCTGCAGATTTGTTCTCTTTACCCTTTTTGAGACTTCTTTTGTgctgggatttaaaaaaaatacccaatGTTAAGAGAATACAAAGAAATCAAACACTTCTGGCTCATGTGCAATGCAGTACATAGtgttctgagaaaaaaaaattgacgTAACTCCTGAAAAAGGTTCCTAATATATTGCATTTACTCAAAAGATTGATTGTAGACACACAGATGGCTCAGCAGCTATTTTTAAAGGGtccacaacaaaaaaatatattattctagagtctttttttttgctggggAGAGCATACCAAGAAGTTTACACTGATATATTGGTATAGCAAAAGGGTCAGAATCAAGTATGTAAAAAAAGCCAACCCCATGAAGACTTAAGAATGCAAATATTTCTGCCAGGCCTCTAAGAAAATATTCCGTGTACTTTCAACTCTTCCATTAACACATGTCTAGCAAATTATGACAGTTTTCTTTATGGAGGATTATTTGCTGAGTAGTTTTCAACTGTCTGCCCAGCTGGTCAGAAATCAGCATTATTTTATCCACTATTAACTGCTATCAGAATCTGCTGCTACTTTAGCACAAGGTTAACAAAGCATTATCTACAGGATTTGAACAAGTTGTGCGACTACCCTAAAATGTAAGAAGTGACTTGAAACAACAGCACTGTTATGGAACAGTAACATTTCTTATCAAATACACAGCTGTTTTGCTTATCTGGGGAAGTTACCTGGAAAAAAGGAATGCCACCATTTGTGTGGCAATATACATTTTTATCCATTAAGTATTTGTCACAAACAAGGCTTTCACTGGGTTCTCGCAactctccttcctcttccagcaCATCCTGAAACAGAAGTTTTCCAGAAAGATATATTTAATGTCTGAATTTCCTCAATGAATGTATTAAGCATTATCTGATTTATAAAAGACACAAAACTTCTCTTTTTGAAAAACAAGAATGAAATCAAAATTATTAGAATCAATAATTAAAATCATGGCTTATTGTTCAAGAGATTGCTTTCTTCAAAAGCTCAGCACACTTGAGTCCAAGTACACTGTAAAACACAAAGCCTACAACAGCCCTGGGGGTACAGTCAACTCTCCAAAAGGGAAAAACCTCAAAGATGTGAAATATTCATTCAAGAGCCTCATTTGCCATTTACATACATACCTGACCTGCATTATCCTCCGTCTCCTTTACCACACTGCTTAGCATAGCATCAAGATTTGATTGCTTTTGCCTTAATTGCTCCAGAAGTAGTTCCCGGGGTTCTGTTCTCACAAGTGTGACAGGATAGAAGTAGTCTTTTCTCTGTGGAGTTGTCCCTTTAATGAAGATGATACACTTTTCAGtatttgctttaatttcagATGCTCAATTTTACATCAACTCTTTACAGAAATCATGCTTTGTTTATACACCATTCTTTGGATACACGTTAAAAAAGGTGTAAGGCTGCCAGGTTATGTCCCCATTAACTTTCACTTATGAATTCTGGAACTCAAGTTGTTTTTTGTAAGACCATTCTGCCCCATGATTAAATACCTGTTGAAACATCCACTTTGAGATCCTCTTGCAGGAAACTATCAACCTGAGTTAGTCCATGCTGTACTTCTTCCTGAAGTGCCAGCTTCTGCTCCACAAGTATCTCCTGATCCACCTTTATCTGACCCAGAAGGCCATTTAGCACTTTCCCCTCAGCAGCCTTTTGTCTGCCAATGTGGTCAGCAATTTCAGCTATTGCTTTATCGCAGttctcttcatttttctgaaaatgaaacaaaaaaacaacttaaCTAAAAAACACCAAATTAACAGGAAAGGTAAGACTATGGCCTCTTTTCTAAGATGTGGTGCATGATTAACAACATGACCTGAAACGAAACAACTGAGACCTCAAATTGAGAAGTTTCAGTGCCAGTTTTACACTCTCATTTTGAGAGCTATCTTCAGAAGAGAGTCAGTTTCTTAGAAAGTATTATCACTTTAGAAAGCTAGTCACAAGAATAAAGATGATGCCATCTAGCTCAGACCAGACTCCTCATGCTTCTATGCACAAACCCTGCACAGAATTAGAATATTCACCTAAACATGAAAATCCTGCAAGCACTAGAACACCTTTGTGCACTTGTAGGGGAAAAGGAAATTGTGTTTTCAGCCATTCCCGTTGAAATGAAGCtcctgcagtgctcagcaggTACAACAGATAAAGAGACATCTTGAGACTACAAACACTTCTTGTTGGACTTGATCCTtggagatcccttccaacttaGAATATTCTGCGTGAAGGCAGTTTCTAGAtgaatttttccttctgaaagctCACAGAATATTGGATTTGCCTATTTTATAGTCTATTACAACAAAACCAGGGTGGATGTGGAATTTGtgatggaaattaaaaaaaaaacccaaaacatgaGAGAAACTTAGATATGAGGCCAGAATTTGTATACACTTAAAAGAAATACTTTCTCCCATATTGATTCAATATGACCAATAAAGTCATTTGCATCCTCCGGAAAATAGCCTGCATTTGATCACTGTGCATCTCCCAAGGACAGTACTTGGATGTCTTTGTCTTAGGATGTTGCATTAGACTAGAAATGACAGTAAGTACCTTTTGTAAATACTCAAATTGCTGTTTCTCATCCCTGAATGACAACAGCTGCTGATTAGTAAAGTTGACCATCTGAGCAGTTGTAAATTCACCCCATGTACTGGTTTGCTGAGACACATTTTTGAGATTGCTGAGAAGATGTTGGCAGTGGTCATTGGATTCTTCCAGCATTGTCTTGTTTTCAGCATTTATGCTCCTGAGCTCTTGAGAGAAATTATCCAGAGATGCAGTAAATTTGCTGTGATTGGCATTTGTACTGCTGACTAAGTCTGTAGTTTTCCTGCAACAACATATTTGTAAGAATTTAGAAATTTTGAAAGGTAGATTTTAACACAGTATACTTTTAGAAATATGAAACCGGAGCCAGTGAAATAGCACAGTTCTATCAAAGCAGTTAATTATAATATTGTTGATGTACTTAGTATATTTGCAGCACTTGCAGCAGTATGtttgctaaaaaaaaccaaaaaaaacaccccaccaatcaagaaaacccaaaagagaacaaaaagacCCTAACCACAAACTAAAATCAACTTCAGCAAGACCTTAGTTATTGTCTGCAATTGAATGAAACATATTGCAACAGATACATTATTATGCTTCAAGCTAAACCTTTATAATATGTTCTGAAGTCCAGACACTGAGGGACACTCCTTAGCATATTGCTCCCAAAATGATACTTTCTTATCACAACATGCTCAGGAGACAAGTTCAAGGGCAAGCCTTTGAGAACTACTGTTTACTCTGGGGAAAGGCCAACTATGATCTACATTCTTTGGCAGAACCCAGCTCTAACATACAGGCCATACCCAGCAGGCTTTATAAGCACATAAATACGGAGAACATCCAATTTCAAAGTTCTCTTCATATATAATTTATCTTGAGTAAGTGTACAGCAAAAAGAAACTGCTCCTTACAGGTGAACATTTTCTTGCACAGCAGTGAGGGTGGTCTTCAGGCTTCCGTTCCTGGTGAGTACATCAGTTAAGCTTTTCTGAGTCTCCTGAGCAAAAAGGTCAAGCTGGCTTTGCAGTGAAGACATCAATTCAGCTGCACTCTATCAAGAAAATTATCACAAGTTTCACTGTTATTCTGCACTTTTTAACAGTCTTAAAGGGTACCTGAATGCCtgaattaaaaatgcataaaatgcAGAGTTCTGCAATTCTAAACCAGAAGGTACAATTTTTGAGTCGTGAAGATACAAACTCTTTGCTTTTGGAGACATATGTAAATGCACATGTACTGGATATACAGCAAGGGGAAAGGGGTTTTTGCTACATTCCTACATAAACTACTTAAAGCAGCCTAACAAAAGCTGAATAGAATTAGGAGCAAGTCCTCCTAACATTTTTTCTGAAGCAAGTACAATGGTTTACTACCACATAAGAGTTTAAATCAAAGCAAGCAATCACACTTGGCGTTAGGATGTTTTCTTACTCTAAGGATACCTTTCTATGTGCCAACCTCATCATTTCCACTTCTTCTTTTAAACTGTCACAATTatgctggagctgagcaaagCCACTGGCTGTTTGTTCCTGTATTGTTTTCAGAGTGAGAAAAAGATCTTCAAAGAAGGTATCCATTTCCTTTTTATGGCACtccatcttaaaaaaaaaaaaaaaagttttacttgTTTTACTTAGTTATACTTTTGTATCTTAAGAAACTGATATTTTTCCATAGTGTAACTGACATAGAAACAACTCTACCCcaattttcaaaaggaaattgTCAAAAGGCATTAATAAAGCATTGTGCATGAAAGGCAAAAAGTCACATTTGGAACAATCTAAAGTTTGAGACTGGAACTTAGTGTGGGGGCTATTCCAAACACAAAATTTGACATTCAaggtaaacaaaacaaaagtaaacAAGGAACAGCAAGAGGTCATAAGCCATGGACTATCTGTTGTCTAAGTctgaaaaccaacaaaaagctTCCAGACAAGGGGAGTTGATTTCTCATGAGCTATAATTGACAGGAGGGGAAAATGTTTCAGTAAAAGAAACAGGTCACCAGAAACCAATACTTGTTTTTGacaaaaaagggggggaaaaaaagaggccACAGTTCTACACAAGTATCATGAGATAGACTAGAACTCTAGCTTGAAGCAAAGGACTTCAGTAAGTGCAGTATTATTTGCCCTTATGGTTGTTAACAAGATAGAGCATCACATTCCCCAGGAATCAAAGGGACTATGGAGAAAAAATTGGTATGAAGGCAGAAAGTTTTCGGAGTGGTAAGACTTGCCTAAGTTGactttttttcagatttctaaAATACACGGGGAGAGTATATTAAATGTATCATCAAATATTTGTTACATTAAGATTTAAGCATCCATGTTTTACCATTCTACTGTGGCACTTAGGCAAGCAGTTGTGCCAATATAAAGAAGCAAATTTACCACActcaggaaaggagaaaagtctGAAAGAAAGTTAAAAGACAGAACTCATGGGACAAGATAAAGGGGAAAAGGTGAGACAAGAGGTGGAAACGCTCTGACatactgcaggaaaacaaagagcatATTATctgtaaattaaataaaaatagaagagCAGAAGGTAAAGGCAGGTTATGTGCATTACCTGGTCAGCCACAGCAGAATATTTCTTCATGTTACTCTGGAACTGACAGTTTAACCCCAAGACAAATTCTACCACTGGTGCCAAGCTATTTACTGCTCTTCCTAACCCAGTTTCATGCTCCTtctaggaagagaaaaaaatttaaactagAACATGGCTGTTTCTTCATTTCATTCCTACATTTGTAAGAAGTTACTATGTACATATCCATATGCTCTATTATGGTAGTATATGCTACTTAGTACATTACAGCCTGTAGGGGTGACATGGGAGGGACAATCATAGTCAGGCGGTGAAGCAGATACAGGTAACGATCATCAAAAAATGCTATACATTTACAGAACCCCTTTTGATCAAAACCAGTTTCAAATATTTAAGTAGGAGTATGCAAATATACTAACAATTAATCTCAGCAGCTCCGCTTTACAATCAAGTGATAGATTCTCATGCTGTGTTACTTTTTCAGACATGTGAGAAACTTCAGTAGACACCAATTCTTTAAGAGAGGCAAAAGATGCTGATACAACTGATGCAAGAATATCTGCCGTAGAAGAACTGGTAGACAGGAGGTCACCTACAGAAGAAATACAGAGTtacaaactttttaaaaattcccctGGAAGATAGGagctctttttatttctcatcaCCTTATTGCCCCTTACAGGAAGGCTGTGGATCATCCCAGACACATTTTTActggtgcaactgtaatcattACATCACTTAAATAAAACCACATCTTTCCTAAAATAGATACATTTTAGGATGTGGTCTTTGAGATTACTACAGGTTAACTATTAATATAAGTATTGTACTTACCAATAAAATTTGTGTAATATGTCAACATCTGTTGCTGCTTCAAACTGTTTTCAGTAATTGCATCTTGTATTTTGCTGAACGAAGCATTCATTTGTCCTGCAAATGTATTTTGGACAACAGCATTGTGCTGATCAACAGCCTTCTTACGGTCCAGTTTCGCATGGAGCCCATACACATCTCTTGTACTTTCTTCAACTGTACTTAGTAACTATAATTATTGAAGTTATTTCAGTAAGTCTTTAAACAAGAAGTCCAGCACACATTAtataaagaaaagcaacaacAGTTCTGAGTTAAAGACGTTATTTCTCAAGGAAGACAGGTATTTCCCTTTATGTCATCAAAGTACACCTGTTCTGGACCCTGGTGTTATGTTATTTATGCTTTTAGAACATGGGAAAAAGTTACTTACTACAGACCATTTGTTCTGCTTTAAAATCAAACCATTAATAAATTACTTACTCAGTATTTAAGGAATAAAGGTATCATTTATCCTAGAACAGTAACTGAAAAATACCTGAGCACTTCAACTTTGTTCTGAACAATCTGACAGTAAATATATTCTTTAATATAATACTAAAGCAAGaggtttttattattatattataattattttttatttttatcactaGCCCTGTGATAAATAATTTAGAATTCATACAAATAGTGGAGTCCTGGTTTGTACTGAGCATAAGTAATTTCTGTACCTATTTGTCTCAAATACTCCACAACCCACATGTAAAAACCAGGCATTCCCTCCTAATCTTACAGAAATACCAACAGCAAGAAATTGTTACGGTGCCTCAAGATACAATTTTCATTGCTTTGCAGTTTAAATAGCAGGACACACTCTCTCTCCCTACTTCAAGTCTGTTTTGATAATTACAACTAACCAACAAACACATCGAAGCCATCAAAACACAGAGGTGACAGGACAACATTATTAAAATCTTTTTGCTATTTTCCTACCCCActtcatagaatggtttgggttggcaggcacattaaagatcatttagttcTAAGCctcctaccatgggcagggacacgtTCCACTAGACCAAGTCCTTCACGTATGTATAACTTACTGTTTTGCAGGACC encodes the following:
- the KIF11 gene encoding kinesin-like protein KIF11 isoform X2: MTDKSSRKTYTFDMVFGAQAKQIDVYRSVVCPILDEVIMGYNCTVFAYGQTGTGKTFTMEGERSPNEEYTWEEDPLAGIIPRTLHQIFEKLTENGTEFSVKVSLLEIYNEELFDLLNPTPDVGERLQMFDDPRNKRGVIIKGLEEVTVHNKNQVYQILERGAAKRTTAATYMNAYSSRSHSVFSITIHMKETTVDGEELVKIGKLNLVDLAGSENIGRSGAVDKRAREAGNINQSLLTLGRVITALVERAPHIPYRESKLTRILQDSLGGRTKTSIIATISPASINLEETLSTLEYAHRAKNIMNKPEVNQKLTKKALIKEYTEEIERLKQDLAAAREKNGIYISVENYEALNGKLTVQEEQITEYIDKISVMEEEMKKVAELFRVSKNELEQCKTDLQIKEKELEETQKDLQETKVQLAEEEYVVSVLENTERKLHGTAIKLLSTVEESTRDVYGLHAKLDRKKAVDQHNAVVQNTFAGQMNASFSKIQDAITENSLKQQQMLTYYTNFIGDLLSTSSSTADILASVVSASFASLKELVSTEVSHMSEKVTQHENLSLDCKAELLRLIKEHETGLGRAVNSLAPVVEFVLGLNCQFQSNMKKYSAVADQMECHKKEMDTFFEDLFLTLKTIQEQTASGFAQLQHNCDSLKEEVEMMRLAHRKSAAELMSSLQSQLDLFAQETQKSLTDVLTRNGSLKTTLTAVQENVHLKTTDLVSSTNANHSKFTASLDNFSQELRSINAENKTMLEESNDHCQHLLSNLKNVSQQTSTWGEFTTAQMVNFTNQQLLSFRDEKQQFEYLQKKNEENCDKAIAEIADHIGRQKAAEGKVLNGLLGQIKVDQEILVEQKLALQEEVQHGLTQVDSFLQEDLKVDVSTGTTPQRKDYFYPVTLVRTEPRELLLEQLRQKQSNLDAMLSSVVKETEDNAGQDVLEEEGELREPSESLVCDKYLMDKNVYCHTNGGIPFFQHKRSLKKGKENKSAAPVENKMEDMTEEFLQKSKHPLRLLN
- the KIF11 gene encoding kinesin-like protein KIF11 isoform X1 is translated as MAAFGSQGGGTKKEEKGKNIQVVVRCRPFNASELKVSSYAVVDCDQARKEVSVRTGGMTDKSSRKTYTFDMVFGAQAKQIDVYRSVVCPILDEVIMGYNCTVFAYGQTGTGKTFTMEGERSPNEEYTWEEDPLAGIIPRTLHQIFEKLTENGTEFSVKVSLLEIYNEELFDLLNPTPDVGERLQMFDDPRNKRGVIIKGLEEVTVHNKNQVYQILERGAAKRTTAATYMNAYSSRSHSVFSITIHMKETTVDGEELVKIGKLNLVDLAGSENIGRSGAVDKRAREAGNINQSLLTLGRVITALVERAPHIPYRESKLTRILQDSLGGRTKTSIIATISPASINLEETLSTLEYAHRAKNIMNKPEVNQKLTKKALIKEYTEEIERLKQDLAAAREKNGIYISVENYEALNGKLTVQEEQITEYIDKISVMEEEMKKVAELFRVSKNELEQCKTDLQIKEKELEETQKDLQETKVQLAEEEYVVSVLENTERKLHGTAIKLLSTVEESTRDVYGLHAKLDRKKAVDQHNAVVQNTFAGQMNASFSKIQDAITENSLKQQQMLTYYTNFIGDLLSTSSSTADILASVVSASFASLKELVSTEVSHMSEKVTQHENLSLDCKAELLRLIKEHETGLGRAVNSLAPVVEFVLGLNCQFQSNMKKYSAVADQMECHKKEMDTFFEDLFLTLKTIQEQTASGFAQLQHNCDSLKEEVEMMRLAHRKSAAELMSSLQSQLDLFAQETQKSLTDVLTRNGSLKTTLTAVQENVHLKTTDLVSSTNANHSKFTASLDNFSQELRSINAENKTMLEESNDHCQHLLSNLKNVSQQTSTWGEFTTAQMVNFTNQQLLSFRDEKQQFEYLQKKNEENCDKAIAEIADHIGRQKAAEGKVLNGLLGQIKVDQEILVEQKLALQEEVQHGLTQVDSFLQEDLKVDVSTGTTPQRKDYFYPVTLVRTEPRELLLEQLRQKQSNLDAMLSSVVKETEDNAGQDVLEEEGELREPSESLVCDKYLMDKNVYCHTNGGIPFFQHKRSLKKGKENKSAAPVENKMEDMTEEFLQKSKHPLRLLN